A window of the Cystobacter fuscus genome harbors these coding sequences:
- a CDS encoding OmpA family protein, with protein MFGPVALVLFLALPGMVAFAQPSLRGFELERLDLNPGAEGSLLVGMGEMLRAGQFRLSAVGHYSHNPLVISREGEGSTPIVGGRATMHVAAAYALTNRLQLGVQLPVVALQRGEGTSRTGLTSPGSFGLGTPEVGLRLGLFDQNEKGGLDVAVEGAVGLPVGSVEGLGRDEGMRYMPRVMVGRRFGFIRAGLDVGLLVRPVARISELGPAGVHDVGNELRVGGALVSTGRRLRYEFNVRGMIPLSGQFGSAELLPGARYLVNPSLEVFALAGVGVGGAPGTPLFRVLAGGSFGDVTPRQGPGETSVKCDLGTAVDQVKECPDRDYDGDGVMNGVDSCWDKSGDVSRGGCPRADTDTDGIEDSLDACPTEPGDAARQGCPMRDQDKDNVEDEQDSCPAEPGPAENRGCPLKDRDKDGIENDQDECPDEPGPAERKGCPEEDSDKDKVPNRIDVCAMEPGPETNQGCPEHEVPLLSIEPRQLKLINGAKVYFDPNGARIQQRSFVVLDWVVKVMREHPEIPRVVVGAHTDDRGFADDLRRSSQQRAEEVRRYLIAKGVASERLVARGYGPDRPVDSNATSIGRENNRRVDFKIIRNGEEATDAP; from the coding sequence ATGTTTGGGCCTGTCGCGCTGGTGCTGTTCCTGGCATTGCCAGGAATGGTGGCCTTCGCGCAGCCCTCGCTGCGTGGCTTCGAGCTGGAGCGGCTGGACCTGAATCCTGGCGCCGAGGGCTCGTTGTTGGTGGGGATGGGGGAGATGCTGCGGGCCGGTCAGTTCCGCCTCTCCGCCGTGGGACATTACTCCCACAATCCGCTGGTGATTTCCCGGGAGGGAGAGGGGTCCACGCCCATCGTTGGGGGACGGGCCACGATGCATGTAGCCGCCGCTTATGCTTTGACAAACCGGTTGCAATTGGGAGTGCAACTCCCGGTGGTGGCGCTCCAGCGAGGCGAGGGGACGAGCCGGACAGGCTTGACGAGCCCGGGGTCTTTCGGGCTGGGAACGCCCGAGGTGGGGTTGCGCCTGGGTCTGTTCGACCAGAACGAGAAGGGCGGGCTCGACGTGGCGGTGGAGGGAGCCGTCGGGCTGCCCGTGGGCAGCGTCGAGGGCCTCGGCCGGGACGAGGGAATGCGTTACATGCCCAGGGTGATGGTGGGGCGGCGCTTCGGTTTCATCCGGGCCGGGCTGGACGTGGGACTCCTGGTTCGCCCGGTGGCTCGCATCAGTGAGCTGGGCCCTGCGGGTGTCCACGACGTGGGCAACGAGTTGCGCGTGGGCGGAGCACTGGTCTCGACGGGTCGGCGGCTCCGGTACGAGTTCAACGTGCGGGGGATGATCCCTCTGTCGGGGCAGTTCGGCTCGGCGGAACTCCTGCCGGGAGCGCGCTATCTGGTCAACCCCTCATTGGAGGTGTTCGCGCTGGCGGGGGTGGGGGTGGGCGGGGCTCCGGGGACTCCATTGTTCCGGGTGCTCGCGGGCGGTTCCTTCGGGGACGTGACGCCGCGGCAAGGTCCAGGGGAGACCTCCGTGAAGTGCGATCTGGGGACCGCCGTGGATCAGGTGAAGGAGTGCCCGGACCGGGACTACGACGGCGACGGTGTCATGAACGGCGTGGACAGCTGCTGGGACAAGTCGGGCGACGTCTCGCGCGGGGGCTGCCCCCGGGCGGACACGGATACGGACGGCATCGAGGATTCCCTGGACGCCTGCCCGACGGAGCCGGGTGATGCCGCGCGCCAGGGCTGCCCGATGCGCGACCAGGACAAGGACAACGTCGAGGACGAGCAGGACAGCTGCCCGGCGGAGCCCGGTCCCGCGGAGAACCGGGGCTGCCCGCTCAAGGACCGGGACAAGGACGGCATCGAGAACGACCAGGACGAGTGCCCTGATGAGCCCGGCCCGGCCGAGCGCAAGGGATGCCCGGAGGAAGACTCGGACAAGGACAAGGTGCCCAACCGCATCGACGTCTGCGCGATGGAGCCGGGACCGGAGACGAACCAGGGCTGCCCCGAGCACGAAGTCCCACTGCTGTCCATCGAGCCTCGTCAGCTCAAGCTGATCAATGGCGCCAAGGTGTATTTCGACCCCAACGGGGCTCGTATCCAGCAGCGCTCCTTCGTGGTGCTGGACTGGGTGGTCAAGGTGATGCGTGAGCACCCGGAGATCCCACGCGTGGTGGTGGGCGCTCACACGGATGATCGCGGCTTCGCGGATGACCTTCGCCGGTCTTCCCAGCAGCGCGCGGAAGAGGTGCGCCGCTACCTGATCGCCAAGGGAGTGGCCTCCGAGCGGCTGGTGGCCCGGGGCTATGGTCCGGACAGACCCGTCGACAGCAACGCGACATCCATCGGGCGCGAGAACAACCGCCGCGTGGACTTCAAGATCATCCGCAACGGCGAGGAGGCAACCGATGCGCCCTAG
- the agmC gene encoding adventurous gliding motility protein AgmC codes for MRMLKPLLALLVLGVATPAAAERDTFFLGEGIDGSRTVEAGATIRVNTYAGVKQNLARDAKVIPIGDVENDNFLSPAGFRKGQLVLVLQTQTEDPGDTTTIDLDSPTPGERKEGRWELARLSAKVDPSESQLTLESGLIQSYEADRTQVVSVPEFVSLRIKGTGTIQALPWHEGGKKRGGVIAFLVQNTLINDGVISASGAGFRGGRDSGILTCLVQNEPANRGEGLGADYDDDQNHNPRLANAGGGGGCVGSNSTVGFSGGGGGSNGGSGGIGGNTASTTSAGGSAKGGEGGAKLDRELHPGRLILGGGGGTGHEGSGGGRGGGAVFIRAGSLVGNGSIVANGQNATSSNGKGGGGGGGGGTIYLRVASNIDCLNSLEAKGGDGGGTSNAGTEYLGPGGGGGGGYILLQAVGNQCVTRVTHGTAGTATINGGSSSAHGAQPGDDGILATPLRPEALQDPGSVTSLSISDSVVAGGSLFVKSTTPTITINAPKGRKVWLSIGGGDLVGPLTDLIDGGIYRSDILNLSRATTYRVSARTEYQGLWGQPSAELVFTVDDKGPAAGFDPTPPAHTNSTSASFFFTFRPDSSIDTFDTVSFQYSLTGGNSWINTDKDVTITDLTPNRDHTLYVRALDLAGNPGTSASHTWNIDTYPPRIASVTQPTDGALLGISSNPPAFAGKVEKSTDKVDVYVDNEPVANNRSVTGTDWSYSGSALTPGAHQVQVIVRDLAGNTKMSSPVYFSMDLEAPTVTIQSPVGDSLVRPTPLVVSGTTERGSTVTLTLKMGTTEVPLAVRTALADSNGNWRYETSATLADGRYTVAATATDPATNTGAPSGGINFIVDQVPPETTLTGCPANGYANASSLSFGYSATDANPTGMTYACAANVNATTQSVNCDQAYAGYTADGTYTWLVRATDAASNTDLSPAFCRWVWDRTPPSDVSITNNPKPVTNEDYGIFAFSATDETSGLANYRCSTDGVIYTDCFSPHVYPTPETKGYVLYVRARDRAGNESVNATKYEWTVNKGLPVAKLTPVSGADNPTNATTAVFRLEVEPRLPQNSVKFYYVINNPTVTDLKEFREVLPDGSTTDGSHAVNISIDVSSYSERMTIRAVALDETRKIQTPRDLQQSYEWNIDRTPPSVEIVSGPNTWERVPAVRFEFLAPGESEVRGFRCEVSDCVSPPTGTRDCTGTRSGARAVFQLQEGVREGRNCVSVRALDMADNESVKPAHYEWQLDTKAPEAPSIDAPQGSLRVTTRLPSVEGSAEPNVKVLLLLDDGTTPAAEATANAQGRWVAYFGQAVADGSHNLKAIARDQAGNDSAEGEVVTLLVDGRSVARVVGGGLSCASTGGGGSWLALLALAALRAGRRRSR; via the coding sequence ATGAGGATGCTCAAACCCCTGCTGGCGCTGTTGGTGCTCGGCGTGGCCACACCAGCTGCCGCCGAACGGGATACCTTCTTCCTTGGGGAGGGCATCGATGGCAGCAGAACGGTGGAGGCGGGAGCGACCATAAGGGTCAATACCTATGCGGGGGTTAAACAAAACCTGGCTCGTGACGCCAAAGTCATCCCTATCGGGGACGTTGAGAACGATAACTTTTTGAGCCCCGCTGGCTTCAGGAAGGGCCAACTGGTTCTCGTGCTACAGACCCAGACGGAGGACCCGGGGGACACAACCACCATCGATCTCGACTCTCCGACACCAGGCGAACGGAAGGAGGGACGCTGGGAACTCGCGAGGCTCAGCGCTAAGGTAGATCCCTCTGAGTCCCAGTTGACTCTTGAGTCGGGTCTCATCCAGAGCTACGAGGCGGACCGCACGCAGGTTGTCTCCGTCCCCGAGTTCGTCAGCCTTCGTATCAAGGGAACCGGAACCATCCAGGCGCTCCCTTGGCATGAGGGTGGTAAAAAGCGAGGGGGAGTCATCGCATTCCTCGTCCAGAACACCCTCATCAACGATGGGGTGATCTCCGCCTCGGGAGCGGGCTTTCGAGGAGGCCGGGACTCGGGAATCCTCACTTGCCTGGTCCAAAACGAACCCGCCAACCGAGGCGAAGGACTGGGCGCGGATTATGATGACGACCAGAATCACAATCCGAGGTTGGCCAATGCGGGCGGTGGCGGAGGCTGTGTCGGCTCGAACAGTACTGTCGGTTTTTCGGGCGGCGGCGGTGGTAGCAATGGTGGCAGCGGAGGGATAGGTGGCAACACGGCCTCGACTACGAGCGCAGGTGGAAGCGCGAAAGGGGGAGAAGGGGGCGCCAAGCTCGACCGAGAACTCCACCCCGGTCGCCTGATCCTGGGAGGAGGGGGAGGTACTGGTCATGAGGGGTCAGGAGGAGGCCGCGGAGGTGGAGCCGTCTTCATTCGTGCTGGCTCTTTGGTTGGCAATGGCTCGATTGTAGCCAACGGTCAAAACGCCACATCGTCAAATGGAAAGGGAGGCGGGGGTGGGGGCGGTGGTGGCACCATCTATTTGCGTGTTGCCAGCAACATCGACTGTCTCAACTCGCTCGAGGCCAAAGGGGGCGACGGTGGAGGTACTTCAAACGCCGGTACCGAGTATCTCGGCCCAGGAGGCGGTGGCGGGGGTGGATACATCTTGCTGCAGGCGGTTGGGAACCAGTGTGTCACACGGGTGACGCACGGTACCGCAGGCACTGCGACGATTAATGGTGGGTCCTCATCAGCGCATGGCGCCCAGCCAGGAGACGATGGCATCCTTGCCACCCCATTGCGTCCTGAAGCGCTTCAGGACCCTGGAAGCGTGACGAGCCTGTCAATCTCAGATTCGGTCGTCGCGGGGGGGAGCCTCTTCGTCAAGAGCACGACGCCTACCATCACCATCAATGCGCCCAAAGGCAGGAAAGTCTGGTTAAGCATTGGTGGCGGTGACTTGGTTGGCCCCCTTACGGATTTGATCGATGGTGGTATTTATCGTTCTGACATCTTGAATCTGTCTCGGGCGACGACGTATCGGGTGAGCGCACGGACGGAGTACCAGGGGCTTTGGGGACAGCCGAGTGCGGAGCTGGTGTTCACAGTCGACGACAAAGGCCCTGCCGCTGGCTTCGACCCGACTCCACCTGCCCACACCAACTCCACCTCGGCGTCTTTCTTCTTCACCTTCCGACCAGACAGCTCGATCGACACGTTCGACACCGTGTCCTTTCAATACAGCCTCACTGGTGGCAATTCATGGATCAACACCGACAAGGACGTGACGATCACCGATCTCACGCCAAATCGCGACCATACGTTGTATGTGAGAGCCCTTGATCTGGCCGGGAACCCAGGGACTTCAGCCTCTCACACCTGGAACATCGACACCTACCCGCCAAGGATCGCCTCCGTGACCCAACCCACCGATGGTGCCTTGCTGGGCATTTCGAGCAATCCCCCGGCGTTCGCAGGCAAGGTCGAGAAGTCGACGGACAAGGTGGATGTGTATGTGGACAATGAGCCCGTAGCGAACAACCGTTCGGTGACGGGCACGGACTGGAGCTATTCCGGCAGTGCCCTCACTCCTGGCGCGCACCAGGTCCAGGTGATCGTGCGTGACCTCGCCGGCAACACAAAGATGTCGAGCCCGGTGTACTTCTCCATGGACCTGGAAGCACCAACGGTCACCATCCAGTCACCTGTTGGAGACTCCTTGGTGCGCCCCACACCGCTCGTGGTTTCAGGCACGACCGAGCGAGGCAGTACCGTCACCCTGACCCTCAAGATGGGGACCACGGAGGTGCCCCTTGCCGTGAGGACCGCGCTCGCTGACTCCAACGGAAACTGGCGCTATGAGACCTCAGCGACACTGGCGGATGGGCGCTATACCGTGGCGGCCACGGCCACGGACCCAGCCACCAACACTGGCGCCCCCAGCGGTGGAATCAATTTCATTGTGGACCAAGTTCCACCAGAGACGACCCTTACTGGCTGCCCGGCCAATGGGTACGCCAACGCCTCATCTCTCTCTTTCGGGTACTCCGCCACGGACGCCAATCCGACTGGGATGACCTACGCCTGTGCCGCCAATGTAAACGCCACGACCCAGTCCGTGAACTGCGATCAAGCCTATGCTGGCTACACCGCCGACGGTACCTATACGTGGCTCGTCCGGGCCACGGATGCCGCGAGCAACACGGATCTGAGTCCGGCTTTCTGCAGGTGGGTGTGGGACCGCACGCCCCCCAGCGATGTGAGCATTACCAACAATCCAAAGCCTGTCACCAACGAGGATTATGGCATCTTCGCCTTCTCGGCGACCGACGAGACCAGCGGCCTCGCCAACTACAGGTGCAGCACGGACGGGGTCATCTATACGGATTGTTTCTCTCCCCACGTCTACCCGACTCCCGAGACCAAGGGCTATGTGCTCTACGTCCGTGCCAGGGATCGTGCGGGTAACGAGAGTGTCAATGCCACGAAGTACGAGTGGACGGTCAACAAGGGCCTGCCGGTTGCCAAGCTCACCCCGGTTTCGGGGGCGGACAATCCGACCAATGCCACGACCGCGGTCTTCCGGCTGGAGGTGGAACCTCGCCTGCCCCAGAACTCGGTCAAGTTCTACTACGTCATCAACAACCCGACCGTGACCGATCTGAAGGAGTTCCGCGAGGTGCTGCCAGACGGGTCGACGACGGATGGCTCTCACGCCGTCAACATCTCCATCGACGTCTCCAGCTACTCGGAGAGGATGACCATCCGTGCCGTGGCCTTGGATGAAACGCGGAAGATCCAGACGCCGCGCGATCTCCAGCAGTCCTATGAGTGGAATATCGATCGGACGCCTCCGTCCGTCGAGATCGTGAGTGGGCCCAACACGTGGGAGCGTGTGCCGGCGGTCCGCTTCGAGTTCCTGGCGCCGGGGGAAAGCGAGGTCCGAGGCTTCCGTTGCGAGGTGAGCGACTGTGTCTCGCCTCCCACGGGGACCCGGGACTGCACCGGCACGAGGAGCGGGGCCCGAGCGGTCTTCCAACTCCAGGAGGGCGTGAGAGAGGGACGCAACTGCGTCAGCGTGCGGGCCCTGGATATGGCTGACAACGAGAGTGTCAAGCCAGCCCATTACGAGTGGCAGTTGGATACGAAGGCACCCGAGGCGCCCAGCATCGACGCGCCCCAGGGGTCATTGAGGGTGACCACGCGGCTTCCCTCGGTGGAGGGCAGCGCCGAACCCAACGTCAAGGTGCTGCTGCTGCTCGACGACGGCACGACTCCGGCTGCCGAGGCCACGGCGAATGCTCAAGGCCGCTGGGTGGCCTATTTCGGCCAGGCCGTTGCAGACGGTTCGCACAACCTGAAGGCCATTGCCAGGGACCAGGCGGGAAACGACAGCGCCGAGGGCGAGGTCGTCACCCTGTTGGTGGATGGCAGATCGGTGGCGCGTGTCGTGGGGGGTGGGTTGAGCTGCGCCAGTACTGGTGGTGGCGGTTCATGGCTCGCTCTGTTGGCGTTGGCGGCATTGCGCGCGGGACGGCGCCGATCCAGGTGA